The genomic window tgtgatcaacaggaaaacgttatgatttcggcaaaatttctatcggtgaacaatagACCACTTTCACATTAAAGTACGCATGCGCCGTAACCTATACTACGACAGGGACGCTGAACGAAATCTCGCGTGACTATCCGTTACTTGCATTTGAGGGGGCAAGCGAAAAAGTATGGCAGAGGCCAGGCCTATGTAATGGGCGGTCATGATCATTGTTCTGTGTATGGATGTAGTAACCGTAGATCAAAGAATTCAGTAGTATCGTTTTTTAGATTCCCTGTAAATGCACATCGGAGAAGATTGTGGAAAGTTGCCAGTCAGCGTGACGAAAAAACTTTAAGAATTACTGAGCACACGAAGGTGTGTTCAGTCCATTTTGTCACAGGTAAACCGTCGAAAGACTCCAAACATGTTGACTTTGTGCCTACTCTTAAACTGCACAAACGTGAGATAAGTGCTAAATGCAGAACATCTTCTACCAGTAAAAAGATCTCAGAATGGACGACTTCAGTTGAGAAAGGACATAGTGTATCGGCTAATGTTACAACACCTGGGAAAAGATGCCGGCGGCGCCTGGCCCCATACCAGGTACCTGACATTGGAAGTGAAGTTCAAATTCCGTTACCCGAGACCGCAAAACAGGTAATTATAATCACGTTACACTTCACAACACCCAGTTATTGTTTATGAAAAAAGACTACAAAGCTGGCATATATATGTTCACTCTGTTGCTTTTAATTTTAACAAAGTACACACAATATTAATTAGTAGAACCATTAAACACCATCaatcaattatattaatatagttTATGTTACATAACTAACATGACTACTATCTTACAGCCTTGTAATTGTTgaatgataatatttttaaatatttatcttaCTATTCTAACATCAATGAATTAATTATCAAGATGTTTCATATGTTCAAGAATTTACCACTTTATCTCTATGCAGGGGTGGATCCAAATTTTTTTATCAAGGGGGGTGGGGTTGCAACTTTGGGATTTTtatcaaggggggggggggggggggggcaattatAACAGTCGTCataagaatttttttgaaatgcTTCGTTCCTCttttacacattttgtttatagTTTGCAAAGGTGGGGGGTGGTACATATTAAACCTGCTAGGCTTCTGTTACTTATTAAGGTATATTTCTGAACATTTAAGACTTTGTTCTGTCATATTGAGGTAaacttatttttgtattttcagtttCCAGTTCCCTTGACCGAAATACCCGAGGAATCCTACTTTATTGATAGTCAAGACCATGCATACAATGCGAGCTGGACAAGTGCACATGCACCTTATAATGGACAACGCCCATCCACCATCTGTGAAGCTGGAACACAAGTCCCAAAAATTGTGACATCAGATGtatcatcacagacatgtagCAATGTATTAAGTGACTCCGTTTTACTTAAGCAGAAAGATTCATATATACAAACACTCAAGAAACATATACACAGGCTTGAGGACCAGATTGTAAATCAACCCTCATCATTTACAGCTAAGTCCATGTTGACAAATGATAAAAGTGTGCAGTTCTGGACAGGACTACCAAACAAAGGTGTTTTTGATTCCCTGTTTCAGTACCTAAAAGGGAAAGCTCAGAATTTGAGATATGATCGTGGGAATGTGTCGGTTTCAAATAACAGTAGTGATTTGAAAGTAAAACCAGGGAAAAACAGGAAAATAAGTTTGGAAAATGAGTTTTTTGCTGTATTGGTGCGATTACGTGTAAAACTTCTCCTTACGGATATTTCTCAACGCTTAGGCATATCAGAGGCCCATTTCTCTAAAATATTTTCCACATGGGTTCGCTTCCTCAGATTGGAATTGTCAGAACTAATGCGGTTTCCCTCTTTGCGTGAGATACAGCAAAATCTACCTCCTCAGTTTTCTAGGTATCCAAATACTAGAGTGATAATTGATTGCACTGAAATCCATGTTGAAAAACCATCATCTTTGAAAGCTCAGCGACAGACTTGGTCtaattacaaacataacaacacCTATAAGGCACTAGTAGGAATAACTCCAGATGGAACTGTTTGCTTTCTTTCAAACTTATATGGGGGGTGTGCTTCTGACAAAAAGATAACTAGAGAGTGTGGTATTGTCGGTGAACTTGTTTCTGGGGACTGTGTAATGGCTGACCGTGGCTTTGATATAGCGGACTTACTAAATCCTAAAGGAGTGCAACTCAACATTCCCCCATTTCTCCACGCAAAGGATGGACAGTTGACACCAGAACAAGTTGAAGAAACTCGTAGGATTGCCGAAGTTAGAATTCATGTGGAAAGGGCTATACAGAGAATAAAATCTTTCCAGATTCTTCAGGGAACTATACCACTATCTCTCCATGATCTAGTAGAAGACATATTCTTGACATGTgctattttaacaatttttcaAACTCCCATAATTAAAACCAGTTGTGATTGAATTCATTCATTTAGGaatgttttttatatatctaatgaaCAAATGAAAATCTTGGATGAAATGTTAAAACTAGAAGACATTATAAGTGATCCATGATTTTTGTGTTGCACATCTAAATCAAACACAAATGTTacttcaaaataatatttaatgtgaatatttagtgttcataatcaatatatacatgtacaaggaaattctatatatatatgcagtaaATGTACTACCAGCATTATAAACTctaataatatttcatattctgTCAATATTGATTGTCGCTATTACAGTTACTGAGAACCAAGGTCAGGCTTTAcaatattcatcaaaatttgaatatttatattatatctcTGTATGTTTTGCTGATACTAAGCTTTGCGAATTATAAATGATTCATAAAATTCTTaagtgtttttttaatatttacatttctggTAAACACTTCAATCATCTGACTgctatacatgtgtacagtgaACTTTCTTTACATGGATaattacagtatttacaattcatttaaaatagCAAGGGTTTTAGAAACAAAACTGCATTTTCCACAAATAAATCCTCTATTCTCATCAgtaataatgaaaaatagtcCATGTAAAGAGATATTACTGAACATGttacaatacaaaacatatgCTATATATGCTCAGTTCTGGATTGTTAAAGTCATTCTAACACTATGAATATGtaagaaatataaattgatTACTCCAACACTAATGGCTCATTGCCATATATCACTGAAGGATATACAATTTCTGGAAGGACAGCattgttatagaaatattcaagTTTTGGAAGATACTCCATCCAGAGATCTTCATCAAAATCTACAGTTTccacaaatatttcattctttgtacacaagacaaaaTCACACAGGGATATTCCATACACCGCCATTTGTCCGATAACTTGTGTGTAATATGCATGTTTCCTATTAAGGGTGACCTGTgcattttcatcaaatttcagGCACGGTAAAACTTTGCAAGCTTCATGAATAGTTTTGTCCCATGTTGACAAGGGATTTTTTAGCTCGATTACTACCATTCCTCTAACGGGATCTTCCAGAATGCGGTCTGCGGATGCTCCTAAAAAGGGATGTTCCTTGTGAATTCGAAATCCAACTTCCTTCGCTAAACAACGATTTCccgttttgttttgtaaatctGCGAGATATCGCTCGATAGCCTGACCTTCGGCATCAAGCCCAAACTTCATGGCTGCTTTTTTCACAGAGCTTCCATAACCAAGTAGCttttttaacaaacatgttGGATTTGTTGTCGACCTCCTTTTAACCACAGAATGAAAATTTGATGCAGTGATTCTAACTGATCGGACCTGGTGCCATAAGGCTGATTTTGATTGAGACATAGTTTTGGAATCAATTTCTTTAATGTcttcatcagaaacatgcaGTTTTTTCTTAAAATCCTCACATGCGTCTTTGATATCTTTCAAACTTGGAGGATGTACATTAATGAAATGTGTACTGATTGTACTTTTTGATGGACTTTCACTTAATATGCTAGCAGAAACCTTTGGAACACCATATTTTCCGAAACCGCATTGAGGCAGGATTTTCTTTATACTGTCAAATAGCTGCTTTCTGGCCTCTGAGTTCACAGTTCTGTCTGCTGGATGTCGTGGATCGGTTTTTGTCATCTTGGGTCTCTCCTTAGAGCCAAACTTGGGcctgtaaaacaatatatgttgGTTACATTATGAAAATCCTTgtataattgtaaaataaagctctttatatatatttcctatgcaaatgtgtaaacaaaacatgCTTGGatctaggggggggggggggggcctggacacccccccccccccctgtggaatttgaaattttacaaaaaacaactaaaaaccATGAAGGATTTCTAGGCTCGGACAACTGGGGCACAATGCAAGTGGTCATAAGTATTGACAGCTGACAGTGGAAATGTGTACATTTCACAcacttttattgtaaaatttaaaattgtaactCCTTACTTATGTACTTTTATATCAGCTACTGTCTTTGCTTGAACAACTCTTTCTGAGGGTTTGTTCCACTGCTTAAGCCTATCCGTACATGTGACATCATCTGGTACATTATTTAAGCCTTCTGACACAAAATCATCAAGGGCGAACAGTACTGCCGCAACATGGTTACAGGCTTCTCCTTTCctataatgaaaacaaaatgtaatcagaaagtgaaaaatatatgattaatttaatatattattttatatgcaTAATAAATAATGTCTTATTTGCATTAGGTGGCAAAActgttataaaaataaaatataatgattagTATTAAATAAATGTACAGGTATTCACATTTCAAGTCTAACTGAATTTTTCCTTTGTTTATGAAGGAGGGTGTGTGTGTTAAATTTAGGTGTATACTAACATCACACAGGTGCCAAAGGAACACTCCCTGTATAGTGTACAGGTGATAGGCTAatttggatatatatacacaacctGACAGGTGTCACAATGTGTGTGGAAGTGCTTAtctatacacatacattatcaGTAGTTACTACAGGcatgtaacattttaatttgaaaaggTCAACACGATTACGaatacaaaattatttatttcattatacataCCCGGCGACACATTCACATGATCCGCCAAGAACAAGTCCAGAAGAGGAGCTGATACATGTAAACACGGTGTAATGTTTACGGGCCATTGATGCCATGACTTGAGCCTTGCACAGAAATATGCTGTCGGGTGATACCGCATCATCTTTTACAGTAGCTGTCTTTAACTTTTGCACATATCCGTCTTTAAAATACTTAAATgcttttaaacttttaaaagcTCTCAGAGAGTCTTTATCAAACGTTTTTTCCCTGCTTTCTACCAAATACTTTTTAAGTTGCTCGTGACAGTATTTCTCCGGCACATTTTTTAATGATGTAGTCCATGTATTTGCCGACAGTTTGTTGACAAACCAATCTCGAGTGAAAAACGACATCGTTTACGTTAATGGAAGAAAGAAAGACATGTCTCTATATACATACGATTATCCTGGACTATTAATAGTTCAACTCTTACTAAAATGTGACGATGACAATGGCGGATTACTGTTGCTGGTGCTGTTTACATGTCAGCGTCTCTGCACGGTTTTGACAGCTCCAGGTATACGTATCCCCTCAAGCATGTCATTACTGAATATAACAATGACCTTCCTTGATGATATTTCTTACAACTTTCACTAAAATTTTAGGCTGACAACGTCGGATGAACGATACTGCAGCGGAATTACCAATCTCGTTAACGACCGTATTTTGACACTTCAGGCTGCCCCCTCGGCAAAATTTTGCAAAGGGGGATAACTGATATCGCACATGCGCACTCGAATGTGAAAGTGGTCTATTAACCATGCTACCGCGGACTcg from Pecten maximus unplaced genomic scaffold, xPecMax1.1, whole genome shotgun sequence includes these protein-coding regions:
- the LOC117320143 gene encoding uncharacterized protein LOC117320143; this encodes MGGHDHCSVYGCSNRRSKNSVVSFFRFPVNAHRRRLWKVASQRDEKTLRITEHTKVCSVHFVTGKPSKDSKHVDFVPTLKLHKREISAKCRTSSTSKKISEWTTSVEKGHSVSANVTTPGKRCRRRLAPYQVPDIGSEVQIPLPETAKQFPVPLTEIPEESYFIDSQDHAYNASWTSAHAPYNGQRPSTICEAGTQVPKIVTSDVSSQTCSNVLSDSVLLKQKDSYIQTLKKHIHRLEDQIVNQPSSFTAKSMLTNDKSVQFWTGLPNKGVFDSLFQYLKGKAQNLRYDRGNVSVSNNSSDLKVKPGKNRKISLENEFFAVLVRLRVKLLLTDISQRLGISEAHFSKIFSTWVRFLRLELSELMRFPSLREIQQNLPPQFSRYPNTRVIIDCTEIHVEKPSSLKAQRQTWSNYKHNNTYKALVGITPDGTVCFLSNLYGGCASDKKITRECGIVGELVSGDCVMADRGFDIADLLNPKGVQLNIPPFLHAKDGQLTPEQVEETRRIAEVRIHVERAIQRIKSFQILQGTIPLSLHDLVEDIFLTCAILTIFQTPIIKTSCD
- the LOC117320144 gene encoding uncharacterized protein LOC117320144, with protein sequence MSFFTRDWFVNKLSANTWTTSLKNVPEKYCHEQLKKYLVESREKTFDKDSLRAFKSLKAFKYFKDGYVQKLKTATVKDDAVSPDSIFLCKAQVMASMARKHYTVFTCISSSSGLVLGGSCECVAGKGEACNHVAAVLFALDDFVSEGLNNVPDDVTCTDRLKQWNKPSERVVQAKTVADIKVHKPKFGSKERPKMTKTDPRHPADRTVNSEARKQLFDSIKKILPQCGFGKYGVPKVSASILSESPSKSTISTHFINVHPPSLKDIKDACEDFKKKLHVSDEDIKEIDSKTMSQSKSALWHQVRSVRITASNFHSVVKRRSTTNPTCLLKKLLGYGSSVKKAAMKFGLDAEGQAIERYLADLQNKTGNRCLAKEVGFRIHKEHPFLGASADRILEDPVRGMVVIELKNPLSTWDKTIHEACKVLPCLKFDENAQVTLNRKHAYYTQVIGQMAVYGISLCDFVLCTKNEIFVETVDFDEDLWMEYLPKLEYFYNNAVLPEIVYPSVIYGNEPLVLE